Proteins co-encoded in one Carcharodon carcharias isolate sCarCar2 chromosome 7, sCarCar2.pri, whole genome shotgun sequence genomic window:
- the slc10a3 gene encoding P3 protein — MLDRPRVLWMAGMKPALLLLLLILGRVCCLVDSNSSAAALYYVSIGDGTSTEFEFPENTKGIIVVSSRYGSAREKDGSRLLVQSLDPDVLTVINVSDAETIGFVKSYIVSIKSGLAGTAPLLIRLLDVTRVAPFTVEERRDYNIKVLPNDDVLGYTSLAHFSQNPLLYFLLPLIFINKCAFGCKVEVAVLRGLLKQPHPVILGVIGQFLLMPLYGYTLSKIFSLPKALSLGLIITCSTPGGGGGYLYSLLLGGDVTLAISMTLISTVVATGMMPLSSTIYTHILNVHETLHVPFTKILITLLFIAIPISTGMLIKYKLPRVSKFLLLLIRPLSFVLIIGGLFMAYQMGAAILYNVHKEIILAGVAVPVFGLLIGHLMAYCLRLPVPLCKTVSIEIGVQNSLLALAVLQLSFRRMEADFASQAPFIVALSSTSEMLLLVILHLIYKNLRPSSEENDFKS, encoded by the coding sequence ATGTTGGATCGCCCCAGGGTGCTGTGGATGGCCGGTATGAAGCCGgcgctgctgctactcctgctgaTTCTCGGCCGGGTTTGCTGCCTTGTGGACTCGAACAGCTCGGCAGCAGCACTCTACTATGTGAGCATCGGGGACGGCACCTCGACCGAATTCGAGTTTCCCGAAAATACCAAGGGTATCATTGTGGTTTCCAGTCGTTATGGCAGCGCCCGGGAGAAGGATGGTAGCAGACTGCTGGTTCAGTCCCTGGACCCAGATGTCCTGACCGTAATCAACGTCAGCGATGCGGAGACCATAGGATTTGTGAAAAGTTACATTGTCAGCATCAAATCGGGACTGGCCGGGACCGCGCCTCTTTTAATCCGGCTTCTGGATGTCACCAGGGTTGCGCCATTCACCGTGGAAGAACGAAGAGATTACAATATTAAAGTATTGCCCAATGATGATGTTCTAGGCTATACTAGCCTGGCCCATTtctctcagaaccctctcctttATTTCCTTTTGCCTTTGATTTTTATAAATAAGTGTGCTTTTGGTTGTAAAGTGGAAGTGGCAGTCCTCCGAGGTCTTCTGAAGCAACCACATCCTGTCATTCTAGGAGTTATTGGGCAGTTTCTCTTGATGCCCTTGTATGGATATACCTTGTCGAAGATCTTCTCCCTGCCCAAAGCCCTTTCCCTTGGGCTGATAATTACTTGCTCTACCCCAGGAGGAGGTGGAGGCTACCTCTACAGTCTGCTTCTAGGAGGGGATGTGACCCTTGCCATCTCCATGACCTTGATATCGACTGTGGTCGCAACTGGTATGATGCCACTTTCATCCACGATTTACACCCATATTCTCAATGTTCATGAAACGCTGCATGTGCCGTTTACGAAGATtctgatcacattgctgtttatagcTATTCCCATTTCAACAGGAATGTTAATCAAGTATAAATTGCCACGCGTCAGCAAGTTCTTACTTTTACTCATTCGACCCCTCAGTTTTGTATTAATCATTGGAGGACTCTTCATGGCTTACCAGATGGGAGCAGCCATACTTTACAATGTTCATAAGGAAATCATTCTtgctggagttgctgttcctgtgtTTGGATTGCTCATTGGACATCTCATGGCTTATTGCTTGAGATTACCTGTTCCTTTGTGCAAAACAGTCAGTATAGAGATTGGAGTCCAAAATAGTCTGCTCGCCCTTGCTGTACTCCAATTGTCCTTCCGCCGCATGGAAGCAGACTTCGCCTCACAGGCTCCATTTATAGTAGCTCTGAGTAGCACTTCTGAAATGCTGCTGCTTGTGATCCTTCACCTTATCTACAAGAACCTCAGGCCAAGTTCAGAAGAAAACGACTTTAAGTCCTAA